In a single window of the bacterium genome:
- a CDS encoding metal-sensitive transcriptional regulator, protein MARTVVGFDPRAKEKILARLRSVEGHLRGITRMVEEDQYCVDVIKQTKAVQSAIDRVNALLLERHLNHCVSAAIKSDDARERERVVSELLDVFENGQG, encoded by the coding sequence ATGGCGAGAACGGTCGTGGGGTTCGACCCTCGGGCAAAAGAGAAAATCCTCGCGCGCCTGCGGAGCGTAGAGGGCCACCTCCGCGGAATCACGCGCATGGTGGAGGAAGATCAGTACTGCGTCGACGTGATCAAGCAGACCAAGGCCGTCCAGAGCGCCATCGACCGGGTCAACGCCTTGTTGCTGGAGCGTCACCTCAATCACTGCGTCAGCGCGGCGATCAAGTCGGATGATGCGCGCGAGCGGGAACGGGTCGTCTCGGAGTTGCTGGACGTCTTCGAGAACGGCCAAGGATAG